One Pseudomonas brassicacearum genomic region harbors:
- a CDS encoding hybrid-cluster NAD(P)-dependent oxidoreductase — protein MSRYEELTCPDNTNAARRFTDPMTWGAFGTQWSSAEQKTLQCCAVHQETHDVKTFIFRCADFSALSFEPGQFITVSPIIAGQTVARCYTLSSSPTRPFAISITVKRVPGGPVSNWLHDHLKPGDSLRASGPAGSFTPVGLPAKKLLYLSAGSGVTPLMSMTRAACDMAGNLDIVFVHSARTPADIIFHDELQRMQATMPGLRVISICEGLGETAQWAQPIGRLDVSLLSQQVPDFQEREVFTCGPQGYMAAIQSLLREAAFDFDRYHQESFDIAALNEEPLIEPVPSLARQDVFTVTLSRSGKTFSMAGNQTVLAAARKAGAIVPSSCSQGVCGTCKTALLHGTVEMNHNGGIRQREIDKGLRLLCCSKPTSDLVLDL, from the coding sequence ATGAGCCGCTATGAAGAGCTGACATGCCCGGACAACACGAACGCCGCCCGGCGGTTTACCGACCCGATGACCTGGGGCGCGTTCGGCACGCAATGGAGCAGCGCTGAACAGAAAACCCTGCAATGTTGCGCTGTGCATCAGGAAACCCACGATGTAAAGACGTTCATCTTTCGCTGTGCGGACTTCAGCGCCCTGAGTTTCGAGCCGGGTCAATTCATCACTGTTTCGCCGATCATCGCGGGGCAGACCGTCGCTCGCTGCTACACCCTGTCGTCCTCACCCACGCGCCCCTTCGCGATTTCCATTACCGTCAAGCGAGTGCCAGGGGGACCGGTGTCGAACTGGCTGCATGACCACCTCAAACCGGGAGACAGCCTGCGCGCCAGCGGCCCGGCGGGCAGCTTCACCCCGGTTGGTCTTCCGGCCAAAAAACTGTTGTACCTATCCGCCGGCTCTGGCGTGACGCCCTTGATGTCGATGACCCGGGCCGCCTGCGACATGGCCGGCAACCTCGACATCGTGTTTGTCCACAGCGCCCGTACACCGGCCGACATCATCTTCCACGACGAACTGCAACGCATGCAGGCCACGATGCCGGGGCTGCGGGTCATCAGTATTTGCGAAGGGCTAGGCGAAACCGCCCAATGGGCGCAACCGATAGGTCGGCTCGATGTGTCCTTGTTGAGCCAGCAAGTGCCCGACTTCCAGGAGCGCGAAGTTTTTACCTGCGGGCCTCAGGGGTACATGGCGGCCATCCAGTCACTGCTCCGGGAAGCTGCGTTCGATTTCGACCGTTATCATCAGGAAAGCTTCGACATTGCTGCACTGAATGAGGAGCCGTTGATTGAGCCAGTCCCATCCCTCGCCCGACAGGACGTGTTCACGGTGACCCTGTCGCGCTCGGGCAAGACGTTCAGCATGGCGGGCAACCAGACCGTGCTGGCCGCCGCCAGGAAAGCCGGCGCAATCGTGCCCTCCTCCTGCAGCCAAGGGGTGTGTGGCACCTGCAAGACCGCCCTGCTGCACGGGACGGTAGAGATGAATCACAACGGTGGTATCCGCCAGCGGGAAATCGACAAAGGCCTGCGCCTGCTGTGCTGCAGCAAGCCCACGTCTGACCTGGTCCTTGATCTTTAA
- a CDS encoding aromatic ring-hydroxylating oxygenase subunit alpha: MTRTVKTHRELLADRTPGHGMPGGLFGRQDIFETDLDIFFSKHWILVGVTSDIPEPGDVSTLDIGKSSIFLVRDDDEQVQAFHNVCRHRGARLKQPGKSTVGMLVCPYHQWTYDLAGSLKHAAHMGQHFDPTCKSLIPVHTRVIGTHVFVCLGDEPPADVLYLDQVMTPRFAQYDITHSKIAHESEIIENGNWKLVIENNRECYHCAATHPELTASFLPEDFGFCTDGLGEDSLLALEEYHRHNAETKANWEREGYICDAVEHLGEDAVTQFRSQRLAIAGNGESQTLDTRVACTRLFGDLTRRDLGDMHLWTHNSWTHVMSDHAVVSYIIPLAPDKTLVRTKWLVHADAIEGVDYQIDKLTEVWAATNLQDASLVGITHSGTQDPAYTPGPFSAFTETYVDQFSRWYAARLAAHGV, encoded by the coding sequence ATGACCCGTACCGTGAAAACCCATCGTGAACTGCTGGCCGATCGCACACCCGGACATGGCATGCCGGGCGGCTTGTTTGGTCGACAAGATATTTTTGAAACTGACCTGGATATCTTTTTCAGCAAACATTGGATTCTGGTCGGCGTGACTTCCGATATTCCCGAACCCGGTGATGTTTCTACTCTCGATATCGGCAAGTCCTCTATCTTCCTGGTCCGCGATGACGACGAGCAGGTGCAGGCTTTTCATAATGTCTGCCGTCACCGCGGGGCGCGTTTGAAACAGCCCGGCAAGTCAACGGTGGGCATGCTGGTCTGCCCCTATCATCAATGGACCTACGACCTGGCTGGCAGCCTGAAGCATGCGGCACACATGGGGCAACACTTCGATCCCACCTGCAAAAGCCTGATCCCTGTTCATACCCGCGTCATCGGCACCCATGTCTTTGTCTGCCTGGGGGACGAACCGCCCGCAGACGTCCTGTACCTGGATCAGGTCATGACACCGCGTTTCGCACAATATGACATCACCCATTCAAAGATCGCCCACGAGTCGGAGATCATCGAGAACGGCAATTGGAAGTTGGTGATCGAGAACAATCGCGAGTGTTACCACTGCGCCGCCACTCACCCTGAACTGACCGCTTCGTTCCTGCCCGAAGATTTCGGATTCTGCACCGATGGGCTCGGGGAGGATTCACTGCTGGCACTGGAGGAATATCACCGCCACAACGCCGAGACCAAGGCCAACTGGGAGCGCGAAGGTTATATCTGCGACGCCGTCGAACACCTGGGTGAGGACGCGGTGACGCAATTTCGCTCCCAGCGCCTGGCCATTGCCGGCAACGGTGAATCCCAGACCCTGGATACCCGCGTGGCCTGCACCCGGTTGTTTGGCGACCTCACCCGCCGCGATTTGGGCGACATGCATCTGTGGACCCACAACTCGTGGACGCACGTCATGAGTGACCATGCCGTAGTCTCCTACATCATCCCTCTGGCGCCGGACAAAACCCTGGTACGGACCAAATGGCTGGTGCACGCCGATGCCATCGAGGGCGTTGATTACCAGATCGATAAACTGACCGAAGTCTGGGCCGCGACCAACCTCCAGGACGCCAGCCTCGTCGGCATTACCCATAGCGGGACGCAAGACCCGGCTTACACACCGGGGCCGTTCTCGGCTTTCACCGAAACCTATGTCGACCAGTTCTCGCGCTGGTACGCCGCACGTCTGGCCGCCCACGGTGTGTGA
- a CDS encoding LysR substrate-binding domain-containing protein — MQSGDIDKKVKGYRRLIPSMTALLEFEAVARLASFTLAAQELGVTQAAVSKQIRLLEDTLETKLFHRLHRSIKLTHEGYILHLVVAESIHRMASVFDRICEGIGEQEITIACTEAFSHLRILPRLSALRTLQPKLKLRLMTQQPSPGSYRDDIDLGIRFGDGKWEDGRSLFLFDEEVFPVCSPAWLAANPAPSSINDFLDTALIDSDSTLEGWMTWNRWCRELGDLRPKLTYSFRCSSYNDAIQAAIQGHGIALGWSRLIAHRLNSGELIRITPYSIKPKDAYYMVIPTGRKPEALSDALVDWLRDDSYLTH, encoded by the coding sequence ATGCAATCCGGCGATATCGACAAAAAGGTCAAAGGCTATCGCCGGTTGATACCGTCCATGACGGCTTTGCTGGAATTTGAAGCCGTGGCGCGGCTGGCCAGTTTTACCCTGGCCGCCCAGGAGCTGGGCGTGACCCAGGCGGCCGTCAGCAAGCAGATCCGGTTGCTGGAAGATACCCTGGAGACCAAGCTGTTTCACCGGCTCCATCGATCAATCAAGCTCACTCACGAGGGCTACATCCTCCACTTGGTCGTCGCCGAATCCATTCATCGAATGGCCAGTGTGTTCGACAGGATTTGCGAGGGCATCGGTGAACAAGAGATCACCATTGCGTGCACGGAAGCGTTTTCACATTTGCGGATTCTTCCCAGGTTGAGCGCGCTACGCACCCTTCAACCGAAACTGAAGTTGCGACTGATGACGCAGCAGCCCTCGCCGGGCTCATACCGGGACGATATCGACCTAGGTATCCGTTTTGGTGATGGAAAATGGGAGGACGGACGTTCGCTTTTCCTGTTCGATGAAGAGGTCTTTCCCGTTTGCTCGCCAGCCTGGCTCGCCGCCAACCCAGCCCCTTCATCGATCAATGATTTTCTGGACACCGCGCTGATTGACTCGGATTCAACCCTGGAAGGCTGGATGACCTGGAATCGTTGGTGTCGAGAACTTGGTGATCTGCGCCCCAAACTGACTTACTCCTTTCGCTGCAGTTCTTACAACGATGCAATCCAGGCGGCCATCCAAGGCCATGGCATTGCACTGGGGTGGAGTCGGTTGATCGCGCACCGCCTCAATAGCGGTGAGTTAATCCGAATAACGCCCTACTCCATCAAGCCAAAAGACGCCTATTACATGGTCATTCCAACGGGTCGAAAACCTGAGGCCTTGTCTGATGCATTAGTGGATTGGCTGCGCGACGACAGTTATCTAACCCACTGA
- a CDS encoding TetR/AcrR family transcriptional regulator, with translation MSQLGKARGKAQDTGWRGSPEGWLEAAYDALKESGIDAVRVMPLAKRLGLSRTSFYWFFEDREQLLAALLSRWRETNTGGLIRQSESYAESISEAILNVFECWLNPQLFDSQFEFAVRSWALQSAEVAQEVATVDEQRMTALANMFKRFGYDSPSADTRARTIYLTQIGYITMNTTELITVRFQRIPHYVSIFTGKVPKQRELDRFYGKFGYAEVEPGVFVPLTDTFEGVADGA, from the coding sequence ATGTCCCAGTTAGGGAAGGCACGTGGTAAGGCCCAGGACACGGGTTGGCGTGGGTCGCCGGAGGGTTGGCTGGAGGCCGCCTATGATGCCCTGAAGGAGTCGGGTATCGATGCCGTCCGGGTCATGCCGCTTGCCAAGCGCCTGGGCTTGTCCCGTACCAGCTTCTACTGGTTCTTCGAGGATCGCGAACAACTGCTGGCGGCCTTGCTTTCACGCTGGCGGGAGACCAACACGGGAGGCTTGATCCGCCAAAGCGAAAGCTATGCCGAAAGCATCTCCGAGGCGATCCTGAATGTGTTCGAGTGCTGGCTCAATCCGCAGCTGTTCGACTCGCAATTTGAATTCGCGGTACGCAGTTGGGCGTTGCAGTCGGCTGAGGTCGCTCAAGAGGTTGCGACCGTGGACGAACAGCGGATGACCGCTCTGGCGAACATGTTCAAGCGTTTTGGCTACGACAGCCCGAGTGCCGATACGCGGGCCCGGACGATCTATCTGACCCAGATCGGCTACATCACCATGAACACCACCGAGTTGATCACCGTGCGCTTCCAGCGCATTCCCCATTACGTGAGCATTTTCACCGGGAAAGTCCCCAAGCAGCGTGAGCTGGATCGTTTCTACGGCAAGTTTGGCTACGCCGAAGTCGAGCCTGGGGTTTTCGTGCCCTTGACGGACACGTTTGAAGGTGTTGCCGATGGGGCATGA
- a CDS encoding pyrroline-5-carboxylate reductase family protein, translating to MGHETLGIIGGTGWLGGAIAKAVLAKALLPAGSLVISNRSGSHPLAQQGACLVTDNQALVDRSDIVILAVRPEHFASLDIKTTGKTIISLMAGIKAQTIMTQTSAVAVVRAMPNAAVEIEQSFTPWYCVGEVEATTRSFVQRLFECVGTAAEVLEEDFIDYLSALSGTGPAFPALLMTALANQAMAAGIPSDIAQLAAKNVVVNSSQLLANHDAQQMLDALVAYRGVTAAALQAMTQSHFEEQIGRALQAGAAVARKGLQA from the coding sequence ATGGGGCATGAAACCCTCGGCATCATTGGCGGAACCGGCTGGCTGGGCGGCGCGATCGCCAAGGCCGTGCTGGCCAAGGCATTGCTGCCAGCGGGCAGCCTGGTCATCTCCAACCGCTCGGGCAGTCATCCGCTGGCGCAACAAGGTGCCTGCCTGGTGACGGATAACCAGGCGTTGGTGGATCGCAGCGACATCGTGATCCTTGCGGTGCGACCCGAGCATTTCGCCAGCCTGGACATCAAGACGACTGGCAAAACGATTATCTCCCTGATGGCCGGGATCAAGGCGCAGACGATCATGACGCAGACCTCGGCCGTGGCGGTCGTGCGGGCGATGCCCAACGCGGCGGTGGAAATCGAGCAGTCCTTCACGCCTTGGTATTGTGTTGGAGAGGTAGAGGCGACAACGAGAAGCTTCGTGCAGCGCCTGTTCGAATGCGTGGGCACGGCAGCCGAAGTTCTAGAAGAGGACTTCATTGACTACCTCTCGGCGCTCTCAGGCACCGGTCCGGCTTTTCCTGCCTTGCTGATGACAGCGCTGGCCAATCAGGCGATGGCTGCCGGCATTCCTTCTGACATCGCACAGCTTGCGGCGAAGAACGTCGTGGTAAACAGCAGCCAATTGTTGGCCAACCATGACGCTCAGCAGATGCTCGATGCCTTGGTGGCCTATCGGGGCGTGACGGCCGCCGCTTTGCAGGCGATGACCCAGAGTCATTTCGAAGAGCAGATCGGCAGGGCGTTGCAAGCAGGGGCGGCGGTGGCCCGCAAGGGGCTCCAAGCCTGA
- a CDS encoding NADH:flavin oxidoreductase gives MSSDPLLQPYKIKHLTLKNRIMTTSHEPAYPVDGMPKDLYRAYHVERAKAGVALTMTAGSAAVSRDSPPVFNNVLAYKDEVVKWMKDITDECHEHGAAVMIQLTHLGRRTRWDKADWLPVVSPSHRREASHRSFPKKMEDWDIDRIIKDYVDAAERMKAAGLDGLELQAYGHLMDQFWSPLTNDLDGPYGGSLENRLRFTFDVLRGIRQRCGEDFLLGVRYTGDEELPGGFGAKDGLQVSHMLKDSGLVDFLNVVRGHIDTDAGLTDVIPIQGMRNSPHLDFAGEIRSATGFPTFHAAKIPDVATARHAIASGKVDMIGMTRAHMTDPHIVRKIIEKREEDIRPCVGANYCLDRIYQGGAAYCIHNAATGRETTMPHEVPKALVKRKVVVIGTGPAGLEAARVAGERGHDVTVFEVADQPGGQIRLTAQSERRREMISIIDWRMAQCERLGVKFHFNTWAEAETVLAQEPDVVIVATGGLPHTEVLKQGNELVVSTWDIISGDVKPGKNVLIFDDAGDHAALQAAEVIANSGAKLEIVTPDRSFAPEVMAMNLVPYMRSLQDLNVTFTVTYRVDSVEQRNGQLVANFGSDYGQVHKQRVVDQVVVNHGTLPLDDLYFDLRPHSSNNGAVEQHNLIAGKTQNIVTNPEGRFQLFRIGDAVSARNTHAAIYDALRLLKDI, from the coding sequence ATGTCCAGCGATCCTCTGCTGCAGCCCTATAAGATCAAGCACCTGACCCTCAAAAATCGGATCATGACGACCTCCCATGAGCCCGCGTATCCTGTCGACGGCATGCCGAAGGATCTGTACCGCGCTTATCACGTTGAACGCGCGAAGGCCGGGGTGGCGCTGACCATGACCGCGGGCTCCGCCGCTGTTTCCCGGGACAGCCCACCTGTGTTCAACAACGTGCTGGCGTACAAGGATGAAGTGGTCAAATGGATGAAGGACATCACCGACGAGTGCCACGAACACGGCGCGGCGGTGATGATTCAACTGACCCACCTGGGCCGGCGCACGCGCTGGGACAAGGCCGACTGGCTGCCGGTGGTATCGCCTTCCCATCGCCGCGAAGCGTCCCACCGGTCGTTTCCGAAAAAGATGGAAGACTGGGACATCGATCGCATCATCAAGGACTACGTCGATGCCGCCGAACGCATGAAGGCGGCCGGTCTTGATGGCCTGGAGCTGCAGGCTTACGGGCACCTCATGGACCAGTTCTGGTCGCCTTTGACCAATGACCTCGACGGCCCCTACGGCGGCTCGTTGGAAAACCGCCTGCGCTTCACTTTTGATGTGTTGCGCGGTATCCGCCAGCGCTGTGGCGAAGATTTCCTGCTCGGGGTCCGCTACACCGGCGACGAAGAGTTACCGGGTGGCTTCGGTGCCAAAGACGGCCTCCAGGTTTCCCACATGCTCAAGGACAGCGGCCTAGTCGACTTTCTCAACGTGGTCCGCGGCCACATCGACACCGACGCTGGCCTCACCGACGTGATTCCGATCCAGGGCATGCGCAACTCGCCACACCTGGATTTTGCCGGCGAAATCCGCTCGGCTACCGGCTTCCCGACCTTCCATGCGGCGAAGATTCCCGACGTGGCCACGGCACGCCACGCCATCGCCTCCGGCAAGGTGGACATGATCGGCATGACCCGGGCGCACATGACCGATCCGCACATCGTGCGCAAGATCATCGAAAAGCGCGAAGAAGACATCCGTCCCTGCGTCGGCGCCAACTATTGCCTGGACCGCATCTACCAGGGCGGCGCCGCGTATTGCATTCACAACGCCGCGACCGGGCGCGAAACCACCATGCCCCACGAAGTTCCCAAGGCACTGGTCAAGCGCAAGGTGGTGGTGATCGGCACCGGCCCGGCGGGCCTGGAGGCAGCACGAGTCGCCGGTGAACGCGGCCACGACGTCACGGTGTTCGAAGTGGCGGATCAGCCAGGTGGGCAGATCCGCTTGACGGCCCAGAGCGAGCGGCGCCGCGAGATGATCAGCATCATCGATTGGCGCATGGCGCAATGCGAACGGCTGGGTGTGAAGTTCCACTTCAACACCTGGGCCGAGGCCGAGACGGTATTGGCGCAGGAACCGGACGTGGTGATCGTCGCCACGGGTGGCTTGCCCCATACAGAGGTACTCAAGCAAGGCAACGAACTGGTGGTCTCCACCTGGGACATCATTTCCGGCGACGTCAAACCCGGCAAGAACGTGCTGATCTTCGACGACGCGGGCGACCACGCGGCGCTACAGGCGGCCGAGGTCATCGCCAACAGCGGTGCAAAACTGGAGATCGTCACGCCGGACCGGTCGTTCGCACCCGAGGTGATGGCGATGAACCTGGTGCCTTACATGCGCAGCCTGCAAGACCTTAACGTCACCTTCACGGTCACCTATCGGGTCGACTCCGTAGAACAGCGCAACGGCCAGTTGGTGGCCAACTTCGGTAGCGATTATGGCCAGGTGCACAAGCAGCGAGTGGTCGATCAGGTCGTGGTCAACCACGGCACCCTCCCCCTGGACGACTTGTACTTCGACCTGCGCCCGCACTCGAGCAACAACGGCGCGGTCGAACAGCACAATCTGATCGCGGGGAAAACCCAGAATATTGTGACCAACCCTGAAGGCCGCTTCCAACTGTTCCGGATCGGCGACGCCGTGTCGGCGCGCAATACCCACGCGGCCATCTACGATGCGCTGCGGTTGCTCAAAGACATCTGA
- a CDS encoding glycine betaine ABC transporter substrate-binding protein produces MMTLSSKTCIGWLAGLAMATSSLMAHAEEPAPIRIGWVNWSDTEIAVKLADTALREHLKQPVKLVLADIGIQFQALANGNIDLIPMVWLPNTHKSFYDKYQDKLEDLGVLYEGRIGMAVPTSIPTSELATIEDLNKPDVREKLGGKILTSEVGNGQYKLTEKAIKEYKLDGYKMVASSESGMLSELDRNLKRDKWALINAWSPHWMFAKWPLRYLDDPKQVFGGAEQIHAIARKGFSAEHPDVARFFANFKIPPADLEKLMAAARDSSADKVVAEYYAANKPRFEAMFGSQTASATTAQQ; encoded by the coding sequence ATGATGACGTTATCCAGTAAAACTTGTATCGGCTGGCTTGCAGGCTTGGCGATGGCCACCAGCAGCCTGATGGCTCATGCCGAGGAACCTGCGCCCATCCGTATTGGTTGGGTGAATTGGTCGGATACGGAAATCGCTGTAAAGCTGGCAGACACAGCGTTGCGAGAGCACCTCAAGCAACCGGTAAAACTGGTACTCGCCGACATTGGCATTCAGTTCCAGGCCCTGGCTAACGGCAATATCGATTTGATTCCGATGGTCTGGCTGCCGAACACGCACAAGTCGTTCTATGACAAATACCAAGACAAGCTCGAAGACCTCGGCGTTTTATATGAGGGGCGAATTGGTATGGCGGTGCCCACTTCCATTCCTACCAGTGAACTCGCCACCATCGAAGATCTCAATAAACCAGACGTGCGGGAGAAGTTGGGTGGCAAGATCCTGACTTCCGAAGTGGGTAACGGCCAATATAAGCTCACGGAAAAGGCCATCAAGGAATATAAACTCGATGGCTACAAGATGGTCGCCTCTTCAGAATCCGGAATGCTGAGCGAGCTGGATCGCAACCTCAAGCGTGACAAATGGGCTCTGATCAACGCCTGGAGCCCGCACTGGATGTTCGCCAAATGGCCCCTGCGCTACCTGGATGATCCGAAGCAGGTGTTTGGGGGGGCCGAGCAAATCCATGCGATTGCTCGCAAGGGTTTCAGTGCAGAGCATCCTGACGTTGCCCGGTTCTTCGCTAACTTCAAGATTCCCCCAGCTGACCTCGAGAAATTGATGGCCGCTGCCCGTGACAGCTCGGCCGACAAGGTCGTTGCAGAGTACTACGCCGCCAACAAGCCTCGCTTCGAGGCCATGTTTGGCAGTCAAACCGCCTCGGCGACAACCGCTCAGCAATGA
- a CDS encoding dimethylsulfonioproprionate lyase family protein, with amino-acid sequence MASKTMINSSDHLSLERGLSSSGQRLQRSLHDVLSNSICHGMPDSIQAHAGALDEAQWVIKKPLETPRGLPAFLEPYLPQALGAALRTDEHLEALLEALSALLPHVAWTHRQAQAGQDDRFVQRHRHGMIAGPGGLFECSSLTLGLALMAPDTDYPFHQHPPAEFYLVLSPGDWYREDVGWWSPGAGGVVVNPPSCIHAMRSTHVPLLALWGLIH; translated from the coding sequence ATGGCGTCGAAGACGATGATAAACAGTAGCGATCATTTATCGTTGGAGCGGGGGCTCAGCAGTAGCGGACAACGGCTTCAACGATCACTTCATGACGTGCTGTCAAACAGCATTTGCCATGGCATGCCGGATTCAATACAGGCGCATGCGGGCGCTCTGGACGAGGCCCAATGGGTTATCAAGAAACCGTTGGAAACGCCGCGTGGATTACCTGCGTTCCTGGAGCCCTATTTACCCCAGGCACTCGGCGCCGCGCTCAGGACCGATGAACATCTGGAGGCGCTGCTGGAGGCGTTAAGCGCGCTGCTGCCTCATGTCGCCTGGACCCATCGCCAGGCTCAGGCAGGCCAGGACGACAGGTTCGTGCAAAGGCATCGGCATGGAATGATCGCGGGCCCGGGAGGACTGTTTGAATGTTCCTCCCTGACCTTGGGATTGGCCCTCATGGCGCCTGATACCGACTATCCCTTCCACCAACATCCTCCGGCTGAGTTCTATCTCGTTCTTTCGCCAGGCGACTGGTATCGAGAGGACGTGGGTTGGTGGAGTCCCGGAGCAGGGGGCGTTGTCGTCAACCCTCCCTCCTGCATCCATGCAATGAGATCAACGCACGTTCCACTGTTGGCGCTGTGGGGGTTGATTCATTGA
- a CDS encoding DMT family transporter, whose translation MRTVHEAPRPQLGILLCLLSMLLFASQDGITKVLVKDLPVAQLVMVRYWVFLAFAIGYSVYQGRLRVACRSQHPVLQILRALIGVGESALFGLGLRYLGMAEMHALYAVFPLMTLALAGAFLGESIGIRRWVAAAIGFMGTLVILRPGTGVFELAALIPLLSALGFAVFSVLTRRISRDDSFATNMLYMGFFGAIAITLSGLPGWVSPSPEQWGLIVVLSTIGMVAQLLLLQALRYATAATLQPFNYTLLVFATFIGLFVFGELPDTWTVVGAGLVVTGGLFALKAKG comes from the coding sequence ATGCGCACCGTGCATGAGGCCCCGCGGCCCCAACTCGGCATTCTCTTGTGCCTGCTTTCAATGCTGCTGTTTGCAAGCCAGGACGGCATCACCAAGGTGCTGGTCAAGGACCTCCCCGTCGCGCAGCTCGTCATGGTGCGCTATTGGGTATTCCTTGCGTTTGCTATTGGCTATAGCGTCTATCAAGGACGCCTGCGGGTTGCCTGTCGAAGCCAGCATCCTGTTCTCCAGATCCTCCGGGCGCTGATTGGAGTCGGTGAAAGCGCTTTGTTCGGGTTGGGGCTGCGTTACCTGGGAATGGCTGAGATGCATGCCTTGTATGCGGTCTTTCCTCTGATGACCCTGGCGTTGGCGGGAGCATTCCTGGGTGAGTCCATCGGCATTCGTCGATGGGTGGCTGCTGCCATCGGTTTCATGGGAACCTTGGTGATCCTGCGCCCAGGGACCGGTGTTTTCGAACTTGCCGCGCTGATTCCCCTGTTATCGGCCCTGGGTTTTGCAGTCTTCAGCGTGCTGACCCGGCGAATCAGCCGGGATGATTCCTTCGCGACAAACATGCTCTACATGGGATTTTTCGGGGCGATAGCCATCACGCTGTCAGGCCTGCCTGGATGGGTTTCTCCGAGCCCGGAGCAGTGGGGCCTGATTGTTGTGCTTTCCACGATAGGCATGGTGGCGCAGTTGCTCCTTCTCCAGGCGCTCAGATACGCGACGGCGGCGACCCTGCAACCCTTCAACTACACGCTATTGGTGTTTGCCACGTTCATCGGCCTGTTTGTATTCGGCGAATTGCCTGATACATGGACAGTCGTGGGAGCAGGGTTGGTGGTGACCGGTGGTCTGTTTGCGCTTAAGGCGAAAGGGTAG